A genome region from Bdellovibrionales bacterium includes the following:
- a CDS encoding GNAT family N-acetyltransferase, translating to MEHENLSVGLLEISDTITPEVDDALLRGLTANALAQNAPPYKKTELSIVRRDEAGAVVAGLTGKTVWGWLYTDSLWVDESLRGQGVGSALIKAAEEEALKRGCHSAYVWTESFEARGFYPKCGYTEYAVMDDFPMGHQKIGLRKGLA from the coding sequence GTGGAACACGAAAACTTGTCTGTTGGTTTGTTAGAGATATCGGATACCATAACACCGGAAGTCGATGACGCGTTGTTGCGCGGCCTTACGGCCAATGCACTTGCCCAAAACGCCCCCCCTTATAAGAAAACGGAGCTTTCCATCGTCCGCCGCGATGAGGCGGGCGCGGTTGTCGCTGGCCTGACGGGCAAGACCGTTTGGGGCTGGCTCTATACGGATTCTTTGTGGGTGGATGAAAGCTTGCGTGGGCAGGGCGTTGGCTCGGCGCTGATAAAGGCCGCCGAAGAAGAGGCTCTTAAGCGTGGCTGCCACAGCGCCTATGTCTGGACAGAGAGTTTCGAAGCGCGCGGATTTTATCCCAAGTGCGGGTATACAGAATATGCCGTGATGGACGATTTCCCTATGGGACATCAGAAGATCGGGTTGAGGAAGGGGCTTGCATGA
- a CDS encoding GNAT family N-acetyltransferase, with the protein MNRPIYFDNLLEEDWEIIRKGLADYSIQYNQPPFVVEPAAFVCRDGERLVGGLSGWSARGGFDIGAFWVSPDMRRQGIGSELVRAAEEIARSRGCLSIFVWTMNYQAPNFYAKHGFEKVVERPADNNGTVSVGFMKILSK; encoded by the coding sequence ATGAATAGACCAATTTATTTTGATAATCTGTTAGAAGAGGACTGGGAAATTATTCGGAAAGGGCTTGCCGACTATTCTATCCAATATAATCAGCCGCCTTTCGTCGTTGAACCCGCCGCTTTTGTTTGTCGTGATGGAGAAAGACTCGTTGGTGGTTTGTCTGGATGGTCAGCGCGAGGTGGTTTTGACATTGGGGCTTTTTGGGTTTCTCCTGACATGAGAAGACAGGGCATCGGTTCGGAACTAGTCCGTGCCGCTGAAGAGATTGCAAGGAGTCGCGGTTGTTTATCCATCTTTGTATGGACGATGAATTATCAGGCCCCGAATTTTTATGCCAAACATGGCTTTGAGAAGGTTGTTGAAAGGCCAGCTGATAATAACGGAACGGTATCGGTTGGTTTTATGAAAATACTGTCCAAATAG